The following are from one region of the Planctomonas sp. JC2975 genome:
- a CDS encoding acetolactate synthase large subunit codes for MTTDPRAVPASAARAAGADGTSPTPATSQRPGLITGSAAILRSLAHLGVKDVFGIPGGAVIPFYDELMAQDAIRHILVRHEQGAGHAAEGYATASRGVGVAIATSGPGATNLVTAIADAHMDSVPTLFITGQVFSTLMGTDAFQEADIVGITMPITKHSFLVKDPADIPSTIAAAYHIASTGRPGPVLVDVTKDAQQNLMEFSWPPVVDLPGYRPVTKAHGKQVHAAARLLAEASKPVLYVGGGVVRAQASEELLVLAETTGAPVVTTLMARGAFPDSNKQHLGMPGMHGTVAAVLALQDADLIVSLGARFDDRVTGKVSEFAPHAKIVHVDVDPAEISKIRHADVPIVGDAKDVIADLTNAYEHEIAEVGAPDLSDWWARLDGLRNEFPLGYTPTSDGLLSPQAIIQRIGEMTGPEGVYVAGVGQHQMWTAQFIKYERPNAFLNSGGAGTMGYAVPAAMGAKVSQPDRVVWAIDGDGCFQMTNQELATCTINDIPIKVAIINNSSLGMVRQWQTLFYDGRHSFTDLNTGHETAMIPDFLKLAEAYGALGIRVTKEEEIDDAIKLALETNDRPVVIDFIVSRDAMVWPMVPQGVSNSNVQYAKDNAPTWGEE; via the coding sequence ATGACAACGGATCCTAGAGCCGTGCCGGCTTCGGCAGCGCGAGCTGCCGGGGCCGATGGCACTTCGCCAACGCCTGCCACTTCACAGAGGCCAGGCCTCATCACCGGGTCGGCCGCCATCCTGCGGTCGCTCGCCCATCTCGGCGTCAAGGATGTCTTCGGCATCCCAGGCGGCGCCGTCATCCCGTTCTACGACGAGCTCATGGCGCAGGACGCCATCAGGCACATCCTGGTGCGTCATGAGCAGGGCGCCGGGCACGCCGCCGAGGGCTACGCCACGGCGAGCCGCGGCGTCGGCGTCGCCATCGCCACCTCCGGACCCGGCGCGACCAACCTCGTGACGGCCATCGCCGACGCCCACATGGACTCGGTGCCCACCCTGTTCATCACCGGACAGGTGTTCTCGACCCTGATGGGAACGGACGCCTTCCAGGAGGCCGACATCGTCGGCATCACCATGCCCATCACGAAGCACTCGTTCCTCGTGAAGGATCCCGCTGACATCCCGTCGACGATCGCGGCCGCGTACCACATCGCCTCCACGGGCCGGCCGGGACCGGTGCTCGTGGACGTGACGAAGGACGCCCAACAGAACCTCATGGAGTTCTCCTGGCCCCCCGTCGTCGACCTGCCGGGCTACCGTCCCGTGACGAAGGCGCACGGTAAGCAGGTGCACGCCGCGGCACGCCTCCTCGCGGAGGCGTCGAAGCCGGTGCTGTACGTCGGCGGCGGCGTCGTGCGGGCGCAGGCCTCAGAGGAGCTCCTCGTGCTGGCTGAGACGACGGGTGCTCCCGTGGTCACGACCCTGATGGCGCGCGGCGCGTTCCCGGACTCCAACAAGCAGCACCTCGGCATGCCTGGGATGCACGGTACGGTCGCCGCAGTGCTAGCACTGCAGGACGCCGACCTCATCGTGTCGCTGGGCGCCCGCTTCGACGACCGGGTGACCGGCAAGGTGTCGGAGTTCGCACCGCACGCGAAGATCGTGCACGTCGACGTCGATCCGGCCGAGATCTCGAAGATCCGGCATGCCGACGTTCCGATCGTCGGCGATGCCAAGGACGTCATCGCCGATCTGACCAACGCCTACGAACACGAGATCGCCGAGGTCGGTGCACCCGATCTGAGCGACTGGTGGGCCAGGCTCGACGGGTTGCGAAACGAGTTCCCGCTCGGTTACACACCGACCAGCGACGGGCTGCTGTCGCCGCAGGCGATCATTCAGCGCATCGGCGAGATGACGGGACCGGAGGGCGTGTACGTCGCTGGTGTCGGACAGCACCAGATGTGGACCGCGCAGTTCATCAAGTACGAGCGGCCGAACGCGTTCCTCAACTCAGGGGGAGCGGGCACGATGGGCTACGCCGTCCCGGCGGCGATGGGCGCGAAGGTGTCCCAGCCGGACCGCGTGGTGTGGGCGATCGACGGCGACGGATGCTTCCAGATGACCAATCAGGAGCTCGCCACCTGCACGATCAACGACATCCCGATCAAGGTCGCGATCATCAACAATTCGTCGCTCGGCATGGTGCGGCAGTGGCAGACGCTCTTCTACGACGGACGCCACTCGTTCACCGACCTCAACACCGGGCACGAAACGGCGATGATCCCCGACTTCCTCAAGCTGGCCGAGGCGTACGGTGCCCTGGGCATCCGCGTCACCAAAGAGGAGGAGATCGACGACGCCATCAAGCTCGCACTGGAGACGAACGACCGGCCGGTCGTCATCGACTTCATCGTGAGCCGTGACGCCATGGTGTGGCCGATGGTCCCGCAGGGAGTCAGCAACTCGAACGTGCAGTACGCCAAGGACAACGCACCGACCTGGGGAGAGGAGTAG
- a CDS encoding DUF2871 domain-containing protein, which produces MTTATTARTPLASASEHRLFVSAAVWTGVGLAGGLAFREVTKATGFDGSTELAVVHTHALVLGTVVLLAALALDRLFHLGADRRMRWFLWIWNIGLAVTVGSLALKGTLQILVPDAADSPAIAGIAGMGHILLTVAFVLFFLALGRGIKAGRGSRRAAAEGAPRDLDAA; this is translated from the coding sequence ATGACCACCGCAACGACCGCTCGCACCCCGCTCGCTTCAGCCTCGGAACACAGGCTGTTCGTGAGCGCCGCCGTCTGGACCGGAGTCGGTCTCGCCGGAGGGCTCGCCTTCCGCGAGGTGACGAAAGCCACCGGATTCGACGGCAGCACGGAGCTCGCCGTGGTGCACACGCACGCGCTCGTCCTCGGCACCGTCGTGCTGCTCGCCGCCCTGGCCCTGGATCGCCTTTTCCATCTCGGCGCCGACCGTCGGATGCGCTGGTTCCTCTGGATCTGGAACATCGGCCTGGCCGTCACCGTCGGTTCGCTCGCCCTGAAGGGCACGCTGCAGATCCTCGTGCCCGACGCCGCGGACAGCCCGGCCATCGCCGGCATCGCCGGGATGGGTCACATCCTGTTGACCGTCGCGTTCGTGCTGTTCTTCCTGGCACTCGGACGCGGAATCAAGGCCGGACGCGGCTCCCGCCGCGCGGCGGCGGAAGGGGCACCG
- a CDS encoding TetR/AcrR family transcriptional regulator, whose translation MPKIDAPTVAEHRARMQDRLVTAADEILQSGDADRLTASAVSAAAGIARNSIYRYVDSIEDLRALVVARHLPEWMAAVRKAADEAPDPAERVAAWVRANLRLASGTAHGWLMGAARSAPAPERTQKMDAAHGELRESILTACVEALDGDAARGRVAASVVFAVVDAGFRSLDRGADLAIVEAAAVGAASGALEGLR comes from the coding sequence TTGCCCAAGATCGATGCGCCGACGGTGGCCGAGCACCGAGCGCGGATGCAGGACCGCCTGGTGACGGCGGCCGACGAGATACTGCAGTCCGGCGACGCGGATCGGCTCACCGCCAGTGCCGTGAGCGCCGCGGCGGGCATCGCCCGCAACAGCATCTACCGGTACGTCGACAGCATCGAGGACCTGCGCGCGCTGGTCGTGGCGCGACACCTTCCGGAGTGGATGGCCGCGGTGCGTAAGGCCGCGGACGAGGCCCCGGACCCGGCAGAGCGCGTCGCCGCCTGGGTGCGCGCGAACCTGCGGCTGGCATCCGGCACGGCGCATGGCTGGCTCATGGGAGCGGCCCGTTCCGCGCCGGCCCCTGAGCGCACGCAGAAGATGGACGCGGCGCACGGCGAGCTGCGCGAGTCCATTCTGACGGCGTGCGTCGAGGCGTTGGACGGCGATGCCGCTCGAGGCCGCGTTGCGGCATCCGTCGTCTTCGCCGTCGTCGACGCCGGCTTCCGCAGCCTGGACCGCGGAGCCGATCTGGCCATCGTCGAGGCGGCAGCGGTGGGCGCGGCATCCGGGGCACTCGAAGGCCTGCGCTGA
- the ilvD gene encoding dihydroxy-acid dehydratase codes for MPEIDIKPRSRVVTDGIEATTSRGMLRAVGMGDEDWDKPQIGIASSWNEITPCNLSLDRLAQAAKEGVHSGGGYPLEFGTVSVSDGISMGHEGMHFSLVSREVICDSVETVMMAERLDGSVLLAGCDKSIPGMLMAAARLDLASVFLYAGSIAPGWVKLSDGTEKDVTIIDSFEAVGACKAGTMSLEDLKRIECAIAPGEGACGGMYTANTMASVAEALGMSYPGSAAPPSADRRRDYYAHRSGEAVVNMLRTGLTSRDILTKKAFENAITVAMALGGSTNVVLHLLAIAREAEVELTLDDFNRIGDKVPHIADMKPFGKYVMNDVDRHGGIPVLMKALLDAGLLHGDCITVTGKTIAENLAEINPEPLDGEVLHTLDNPLHPTGGLTILKGSFAPDGAVVKTAGFDAALFEGPARVFEREREAMDALTRGEIGHGDVVVIRYEGPKGGPGMREMLAITAAIKGAGLGKDVLLLTDGRFSGGTTGLCIGHIAPEAVDAGPIAFVRDGDLIRVDIAARSLDLLVDESELASRREGWEPLPPRYTRGVLAKYSKLVHSAAEGAITG; via the coding sequence ATGCCAGAGATCGACATCAAACCGCGCAGCCGTGTCGTCACCGACGGGATCGAAGCCACCACCAGCCGCGGGATGCTCCGGGCTGTCGGCATGGGCGACGAAGACTGGGACAAGCCCCAGATCGGCATCGCGAGCTCGTGGAACGAAATCACGCCCTGCAACCTCTCCCTCGACCGGCTCGCTCAGGCTGCGAAGGAGGGCGTGCACTCCGGCGGCGGATATCCGCTTGAGTTCGGAACCGTCTCGGTCTCCGACGGCATCTCCATGGGCCACGAGGGCATGCACTTCTCGCTGGTCTCCCGAGAGGTCATCTGCGACTCGGTCGAGACCGTGATGATGGCAGAGCGCCTCGACGGCTCAGTGCTGCTTGCCGGATGCGACAAGTCGATCCCCGGCATGCTCATGGCGGCGGCGCGACTGGATCTGGCATCCGTCTTCCTGTACGCGGGCTCGATCGCGCCCGGCTGGGTGAAGCTCTCTGACGGCACAGAGAAGGACGTCACGATCATCGACTCGTTCGAGGCGGTCGGCGCGTGCAAGGCGGGCACCATGAGCCTCGAGGACCTCAAGCGCATCGAGTGCGCGATCGCTCCTGGCGAGGGTGCCTGCGGCGGCATGTACACGGCGAACACCATGGCCTCCGTCGCGGAGGCGCTCGGCATGAGCTACCCGGGATCCGCGGCGCCGCCTTCGGCCGACCGCCGCCGCGACTACTACGCGCACCGCTCGGGCGAGGCGGTCGTGAACATGCTGCGCACGGGGCTCACCTCGCGCGACATCCTCACGAAGAAGGCGTTCGAGAACGCCATCACCGTCGCCATGGCACTCGGCGGCTCGACCAACGTCGTACTGCACCTGCTGGCGATCGCCCGCGAGGCTGAGGTGGAGCTCACGCTCGACGACTTCAACCGCATCGGTGACAAGGTGCCGCACATCGCCGACATGAAGCCGTTCGGCAAGTACGTCATGAACGACGTCGACAGGCATGGCGGCATCCCCGTGCTCATGAAGGCGTTGCTCGACGCCGGACTGCTGCACGGCGACTGCATCACGGTGACCGGCAAGACCATCGCGGAGAACCTCGCCGAGATCAATCCAGAGCCGCTCGACGGCGAGGTGCTGCACACGCTCGACAACCCGCTGCACCCGACGGGTGGCCTCACGATCCTGAAGGGATCCTTCGCTCCCGACGGCGCGGTCGTGAAGACCGCAGGATTCGACGCAGCCCTCTTCGAGGGACCTGCACGCGTGTTCGAGCGCGAGCGCGAGGCGATGGACGCCCTCACCCGCGGCGAGATCGGCCATGGCGACGTCGTGGTCATCCGCTACGAGGGACCGAAGGGCGGTCCGGGCATGCGCGAGATGCTCGCCATCACTGCCGCCATCAAGGGCGCGGGCCTCGGCAAGGATGTACTACTCTTGACAGACGGACGATTCTCAGGCGGCACAACCGGCCTGTGCATCGGCCACATAGCACCCGAAGCAGTGGACGCTGGTCCCATTGCCTTCGTGCGCGATGGTGATCTGATACGGGTCGATATCGCTGCTCGCTCCCTCGACCTACTTGTCGACGAGTCCGAGCTGGCCTCCCGCCGGGAAGGCTGGGAGCCCCTTCCTCCGCGCTATACCCGTGGCGTTCTCGCGAAGTATTCCAAGCTCGTGCACTCCGCTGCGGAGGGCGCGATCACGGGGTAA